From Woronichinia naegeliana WA131, the proteins below share one genomic window:
- the plsY gene encoding glycerol-3-phosphate 1-O-acyltransferase PlsY produces the protein MTTSLTIAGLLIVLAYLLGSIPTGYWAGKWLKGIDIRQEGSGSTGATNVLRTLGKSAAIAVLGIDIAKGMMAVGLVRGFYQWISADLLPEQWQYWLIILTATAAVLGHSKSILLNFTGGKSVATSLGVLLVMNPLVALGTLGSFLLMLAISRIVSLSSITGAIAVNLLMIGFNQPLPYLLFSGVVGLYVIVRHRSNIERLLAGNEPKLGQKLQNE, from the coding sequence ATGACAACTTCCCTGACCATTGCTGGCTTACTTATCGTGTTAGCCTACCTTTTGGGTTCTATTCCCACCGGCTATTGGGCTGGAAAATGGCTCAAGGGTATTGATATTCGTCAAGAAGGTTCAGGTTCAACCGGTGCAACCAATGTGCTGCGTACCCTCGGTAAATCGGCGGCGATCGCGGTTTTAGGGATTGATATTGCTAAGGGAATGATGGCAGTGGGCCTGGTGCGAGGTTTTTATCAGTGGATTTCCGCCGATCTTCTGCCAGAGCAATGGCAATACTGGTTAATAATCTTGACAGCGACGGCCGCCGTATTAGGACACAGCAAATCTATTTTACTGAACTTCACTGGCGGAAAATCCGTAGCCACTAGTTTAGGGGTTTTATTGGTGATGAACCCCTTAGTTGCCTTGGGAACGTTAGGTAGTTTCCTGTTGATGTTGGCTATCTCTCGCATTGTTTCTCTCAGTTCCATTACAGGCGCGATCGCTGTTAACCTATTAATGATTGGCTTTAATCAACCTTTACCCTACCTATTATTTTCGGGGGTCGTCGGTTTATATGTTATAGTCCGTCATCGGAGTAATATTGAACGTTTACTAGCCGGAAACGAACCTAAATTGGGGCAGAAATTACAGAACGAATAA
- a CDS encoding IS630 family transposase: MIKLEFTEEDKRLLSYGRFNHPHPRVQLKMEVLWLKSQGLSHQKIAQFAGVSVNTVTSYIRDYQEGGIEKLKEIKFNRPKSELTEHQGTIEAYFESNPPARINEAVKRIEELTGIKRSPTQVRKFLKSIGMRCLKVGTIPSKADVEAQDSYREKELEPRLEEAKAGKRAVFFVDASHFVMGAFVNFIWCFKRIFIKSPSGRKRFNVLGALNAITHEVIMVTNSSYITGTQVCELLEKIAELGLLIPITLVLDNARYQKCRIVQELAESLGIELLYLPPYSPNLNLIERLWKFVKKKCLYAKYYEDFTQFSAAISGCLEDANAKYKEELDSLLTLRFQRFDKSQIMNV, translated from the coding sequence ATGATTAAGTTAGAATTTACGGAAGAAGACAAAAGACTGTTGTCTTACGGTCGGTTTAATCACCCGCATCCTAGAGTACAGCTAAAGATGGAAGTTTTATGGTTAAAAAGTCAGGGATTATCTCATCAAAAAATTGCTCAATTCGCAGGAGTTTCAGTAAATACGGTGACAAGCTATATCCGTGATTATCAAGAGGGCGGGATAGAAAAACTAAAAGAAATAAAATTTAATCGCCCGAAAAGCGAGTTAACAGAGCATCAAGGGACAATTGAGGCATATTTTGAGTCAAATCCACCAGCAAGAATAAATGAAGCAGTAAAAAGAATAGAAGAATTAACGGGAATAAAAAGAAGTCCAACGCAAGTCAGAAAATTTTTAAAGTCAATAGGAATGAGGTGTCTAAAGGTGGGAACAATTCCATCAAAAGCAGATGTAGAAGCTCAGGATAGCTATAGAGAAAAAGAGCTAGAACCAAGGCTAGAAGAGGCAAAAGCAGGAAAAAGGGCAGTTTTCTTTGTAGATGCCTCTCATTTTGTAATGGGAGCATTTGTAAATTTTATATGGTGCTTCAAAAGGATTTTTATTAAGTCACCATCAGGGAGAAAACGTTTTAATGTGTTAGGAGCATTAAATGCAATTACCCATGAAGTAATTATGGTAACGAACAGTTCTTATATTACGGGAACTCAGGTTTGTGAACTCCTAGAAAAGATAGCAGAATTAGGACTATTAATACCGATTACGTTGGTATTAGACAATGCTCGTTATCAAAAATGCCGAATTGTGCAGGAGTTGGCAGAATCATTAGGAATAGAGTTACTGTACTTACCTCCTTATTCTCCTAACTTGAATTTAATTGAAAGACTGTGGAAGTTTGTGAAGAAGAAGTGTTTATACGCAAAATATTATGAAGATTTTACGCAGTTTTCTGCAGCAATTTCAGGATGTCTTGAAGATGCTAACGCAAAATATAAGGAGGAGCTTGATTCTTTGCTCACCTTACGATTTCAACGCTTTGATAAATCTCAGATTATGAACGTTTGA
- a CDS encoding IS630 family transposase (programmed frameshift), which translates to MLKTYIVRLSQEERQTLKDLVSIGKGAAYKIKHANILLNIDVNGQGWTDEEAAAAFSCHRNTVANLRERLVNEGVESALSRKPRKTPPRQPIIDGEVEAKLIALRCGEPPAGQARWTLRLLADKAVELEIVPAISHETVRPSVKKNELKPHLRQMYVIPPEKSAEFVSNMEDVLEIYHRPYDPNCPVICMDEQPIQLVKETRLPLPAKPGQPEAHDYEYERNGTANIFMFTEPLSGWRKTVVSERRTSVDWATEIKNLLDNDYADNDKVILVCDQLNTHKLASLYEAFEPSTARRLVERLEIHHTPKHGSWLNIAENELSAMTRQCLARRIPDRETLEQETTAWYTQRNHSQKSVDWQFTTAEARIRLKRLYPQIEN; encoded by the exons ATGCTCAAGACCTATATTGTCCGATTAAGTCAAGAAGAACGTCAGACCCTAAAAGATTTGGTATCCATCGGCAAAGGAGCGGCTTACAAAATTAAGCACGCCAATATTCTGTTAAACATTGATGTGAATGGACAAGGATGGACGGATGAGGAAGCTGCCGCCGCCTTTAGTTGTCACCGTAACACAGTCGCCAATCTCAGGGAGCGATTGGTCAATGAAGGTGTGGAGTCAGCATTAAGCCGCAAGCCCCGCAAAACGCCGCCTCGTCAACCGATTATTGATGGAGAGGTAGAAGCAAAACTAATCGCCTTACGTTGTGGAGAACCGCCTGCTGGTCAAGCCCGTTGGACATTGAGGTTACTAGCCGACAAGGCGGTCGAGTTAGAAATTGTGCCAGCAATTAGTCACGAAACCGTGCGTC CAAGTGTTAAAAAAAACGAACTAAAACCTCATCTGCGACAGATGTACGTGATTCCACCAGAAAAGAGTGCCGAATTTGTGTCTAACATGGAAGATGTTCTAGAAATTTATCACCGACCCTATGACCCCAATTGTCCAGTGATTTGCATGGATGAGCAACCTATACAATTGGTCAAAGAAACCCGCCTTCCTCTACCAGCCAAACCTGGACAGCCAGAGGCGCATGATTACGAATATGAACGCAATGGAACAGCCAATATCTTTATGTTTACAGAACCCTTGTCTGGGTGGCGAAAGACAGTTGTCAGTGAACGTAGAACATCGGTTGACTGGGCAACAGAAATTAAGAATTTACTCGATAACGACTATGCTGATAACGACAAAGTCATTTTAGTATGTGATCAGCTAAATACTCACAAACTTGCCTCACTATATGAAGCATTTGAGCCTTCCACGGCTCGTCGTCTAGTCGAACGGTTGGAAATTCACCATACCCCAAAACATGGCAGTTGGCTTAATATTGCTGAAAACGAGCTGTCCGCAATGACTCGGCAATGCCTAGCTCGTCGAATTCCAGATCGGGAAACTTTAGAGCAAGAAACAACGGCTTGGTACACTCAGCGCAATCATTCCCAAAAGTCGGTAGATTGGCAATTCACGACGGCTGAGGCTCGTATCCGTCTCAAGCGTCTTTATCCACAAATAGAAAATTGA
- a CDS encoding transposase, with the protein MYVGDGIKVGKEGRKMPGVKRLHQESEDVSKPEWIRGHYFNALSILVGVGKACFALPLVLRLDDGIKSKATEKGEGKGKKKVKTSLVTKMADLCVTYAEAGSYVILDAYFACEPVLKSFRQNALHLITRVRCSTVAYAPFCSVPTLTGRGRPRIWGSSIKLEKLFALAADFPTAKVWLYGQQVTVSYQCFEFHWDSPHQLVKFVLTQLPNGRRLILLSTDLCLTGPEIIAAYGLRFKIEVTFRQLVHLLGSFAYRFWLKSLPTLPTWPSNLILSDYPQAVQTQILNKVEAFERFVNLNAIALGLLQILALELPQGIWANFPRWFRTLPSHGYPSERIAQLALQHQAQMIFPQSPPSLLLPKFLTAKLASSPSPDMLTFVA; encoded by the coding sequence GTGTATGTGGGTGATGGCATCAAAGTGGGGAAAGAAGGACGCAAGATGCCAGGTGTAAAACGACTACACCAAGAATCGGAAGATGTGTCCAAGCCAGAGTGGATAAGGGGTCATTACTTCAATGCCTTGAGTATTTTGGTGGGAGTAGGGAAAGCCTGCTTTGCCTTGCCCTTAGTGTTGCGGCTAGACGATGGCATCAAGTCCAAAGCAACCGAGAAGGGGGAGGGAAAAGGCAAAAAAAAGGTGAAGACGAGCCTGGTGACAAAAATGGCTGACCTTTGTGTTACTTACGCAGAGGCAGGGAGTTATGTAATTTTGGATGCTTATTTTGCTTGCGAACCAGTGCTCAAAAGTTTTCGCCAGAACGCCTTGCATCTAATCACAAGAGTGCGTTGCTCCACCGTCGCCTATGCCCCCTTTTGTTCCGTGCCGACGCTGACGGGGAGAGGACGACCACGGATTTGGGGGAGTTCGATAAAACTAGAAAAGCTGTTCGCTCTGGCGGCGGACTTTCCGACAGCTAAAGTCTGGCTCTATGGTCAACAAGTCACGGTTTCTTATCAGTGCTTTGAGTTCCACTGGGATAGTCCCCATCAGCTCGTCAAGTTTGTTCTGACCCAATTGCCTAACGGACGACGACTGATTCTGCTTTCTACTGATCTCTGTTTGACTGGACCTGAGATTATTGCCGCTTACGGTCTCCGATTTAAGATTGAAGTCACTTTTCGTCAATTAGTCCATCTTTTGGGCAGCTTTGCCTATCGTTTTTGGCTTAAGAGTCTTCCTACTTTACCTACCTGGCCCAGCAATCTTATCCTCAGTGACTATCCACAAGCTGTTCAGACTCAGATTTTAAACAAGGTAGAAGCCTTTGAGCGTTTTGTTAACCTTAATGCCATTGCTTTAGGGCTACTTCAAATTCTCGCCTTAGAGTTACCCCAGGGGATTTGGGCTAATTTTCCTCGATGGTTTCGGACATTACCATCCCATGGCTACCCTAGTGAACGGATTGCTCAACTAGCCCTTCAACATCAAGCCCAAATGATTTTTCCTCAAAGTCCACCCAGTCTGCTTTTGCCTAAATTCCTTACCGCTAAACTTGCCTCTTCCCCAAGCCCTGATATGCTTACTTTCGTCGCATAG
- a CDS encoding serine/threonine protein kinase translates to MIVDLERLDQQIEELQLAVRLRHPHLINGITCEQGELNGDLCIGLVMELADDSLESYLKVNKPPLAVKFVSTLAQHLAEGLAYIHDQGIIHRDLKPANILRVGENWKLADFGISRSLQNGTSTYTTKQIGSPAYMSPESYYGKISSAWDVWSLGVIIHDLLSNQHPFPTQIEPELMRMVLNEEPTLSANLGSPFREIVTGCLVKEPKDRWTAQQVLTTLKPPVIQFATPQSSPSPRPPNPPVLILDLPNNIKLEMIKIPAGSFLMGSSKAEVKREHLTFAISRNT, encoded by the coding sequence GTGATCGTGGATCTGGAGCGGTTAGATCAACAAATTGAGGAATTACAGTTAGCGGTACGGCTCAGACATCCTCATTTAATTAATGGCATTACCTGTGAGCAGGGAGAGCTAAATGGGGATTTATGTATTGGGTTAGTGATGGAATTAGCGGATGATTCTTTGGAGAGTTATCTTAAGGTGAATAAGCCTCCTTTAGCAGTAAAATTTGTTAGCACTTTGGCTCAACATTTAGCGGAGGGGTTGGCTTATATTCACGATCAGGGAATTATTCATCGAGATTTAAAACCTGCCAATATTTTACGGGTGGGAGAAAATTGGAAATTGGCAGATTTTGGTATTTCTCGATCCTTACAGAATGGAACCAGTACTTATACAACTAAACAAATTGGGAGTCCTGCCTATATGTCTCCTGAGTCCTATTATGGAAAAATTTCTTCTGCCTGGGATGTATGGTCATTGGGAGTAATAATCCATGATTTATTGAGTAATCAGCATCCTTTTCCGACTCAAATTGAACCTGAGTTAATGAGAATGGTTTTAAATGAGGAGCCAACTTTATCGGCAAATTTAGGTTCACCCTTTCGGGAAATTGTGACAGGTTGTTTAGTTAAGGAACCAAAAGATCGCTGGACAGCCCAGCAGGTTTTAACAACCTTAAAACCCCCAGTTATCCAATTTGCTACTCCCCAATCTTCCCCCTCTCCCCGTCCTCCCAATCCCCCCGTCCTCATCCTAGATTTGCCTAACAACATCAAATTAGAGATGATCAAAATTCCTGCGGGTAGTTTTTTGATGGGAAGCAGTAAAGCAGAAGTTAAACGGGAGCATCTCACCTTTGCAATAAGTAGAAATACTTAA
- a CDS encoding IS1 family transposase, producing MSILKKSSMKILNDVGLCQEKEDALFKKNCPHCYSENVKIHSHYQTKGNGERKMFICQECSSCFAETYGSVIAGLETPLSEIVKVLKARMEGIGLNAAARVFGYAKTTILNWEKKLSGLQETLFLYALVNEFVKLVIEGDELYTKVGKNKEASASEGWTIVLMDRASRFIWHLKCGRKEQKLFLEAMMTVAELFERSAESLQLFTDGEKRYSQLLFNICHEVLRTGKRGRPTKVLPKGLVVRLKNKSSKRRDSEGKLKKVETPKPEHPETTEKPEEKDVHANHVEAFNSAIRRYLAAFRRRTNTYAKSVVGLQRVLDIFWMVHNFVCSHFTTREVPAVALGIIEKGLTWEDLLQIRLIS from the coding sequence ATGTCAATATTAAAGAAAAGCTCTATGAAAATCCTGAATGATGTTGGCTTGTGCCAAGAGAAAGAGGATGCCTTATTCAAGAAAAACTGTCCTCATTGCTATAGTGAAAATGTAAAAATACATTCTCATTATCAAACGAAAGGTAACGGGGAACGTAAAATGTTCATTTGTCAAGAATGTAGTTCTTGTTTTGCTGAGACTTATGGTAGCGTAATCGCTGGCTTAGAAACCCCATTAAGTGAAATTGTAAAAGTATTAAAAGCCAGAATGGAAGGAATAGGATTGAATGCAGCAGCCCGAGTATTCGGCTACGCGAAAACAACAATATTGAATTGGGAAAAGAAATTATCAGGATTACAAGAGACATTATTTTTATACGCATTAGTGAATGAATTTGTTAAATTAGTAATAGAAGGGGATGAACTATACACAAAAGTTGGAAAAAATAAAGAAGCAAGTGCCTCTGAGGGGTGGACAATCGTGCTCATGGACAGGGCTAGCCGCTTTATTTGGCATTTAAAATGTGGTCGAAAAGAGCAGAAATTATTTCTAGAAGCAATGATGACGGTAGCGGAATTATTTGAAAGGAGTGCAGAATCTCTCCAGTTATTTACAGATGGAGAAAAGCGATATAGTCAACTGCTATTTAATATTTGTCACGAAGTATTAAGGACTGGAAAGCGAGGTCGTCCCACCAAAGTATTACCGAAGGGTCTTGTAGTAAGACTAAAAAATAAGAGTAGTAAACGTCGAGATTCTGAGGGTAAACTAAAGAAAGTAGAAACTCCGAAACCAGAACATCCAGAGACAACAGAAAAACCAGAAGAAAAGGACGTCCATGCCAACCACGTTGAGGCATTTAATAGTGCTATCCGACGCTATTTAGCTGCCTTTCGTCGTCGTACAAATACTTATGCTAAATCTGTTGTGGGATTACAGCGAGTCCTAGATATTTTCTGGATGGTTCATAACTTTGTTTGCAGCCATTTTACTACTAGAGAAGTTCCTGCTGTAGCTCTCGGTATAATTGAAAAGGGGTTAACTTGGGAGGACTTACTCCAAATTCGCCTGATTTCTTGA
- a CDS encoding DUF3119 family protein, which produces MTSTSPLPLQIPSSQTIELAPSYRIPLVLIASAIPILLVQVWVSLAITVFGLFLMIQAVTLRLQFTDTALDITRSSKLIRRFPYSEWQNWRIYWQTVPILFYFKEVKSIHFLPILFDPKMLKSALESRCPYLP; this is translated from the coding sequence ATGACTTCTACTTCCCCTCTCCCCCTGCAAATCCCATCTTCTCAAACGATTGAACTGGCCCCTAGTTATCGTATTCCTCTCGTGCTCATCGCTTCGGCCATTCCTATACTACTCGTTCAAGTTTGGGTTAGTTTAGCGATCACGGTTTTTGGTCTCTTTTTAATGATCCAAGCTGTCACCCTACGTTTACAGTTCACTGACACAGCCTTGGATATTACCCGCTCTAGTAAGTTAATTAGACGATTTCCCTACTCAGAGTGGCAAAACTGGCGAATCTATTGGCAAACTGTTCCCATTTTGTTTTATTTTAAGGAAGTTAAGAGTATCCATTTTCTACCGATTCTCTTTGACCCGAAAATGCTCAAAAGTGCCTTGGAAAGTCGTTGTCCTTACCTTCCCTAA
- a CDS encoding ParA family protein produces MIIAITALKGGVGKTTTAIHLAAFFQQKAPTLLIDADRNRSALIWSREEKLPFYVASQAGATSLIRKYPHIIVDTRARPEADEFKDLADGSDLLIIPTTPNHLDLDATFKAVEQLKPLNVRYKILLTKVDARTKGGDQARQRLETAQLPLFKSEIPLLVAFERASQKGVIIRDYSDPRSTMAWLRYKAVGQEIVSLLNQELSVKETSR; encoded by the coding sequence ATGATTATTGCAATTACGGCCTTAAAAGGAGGTGTGGGCAAAACCACTACTGCCATTCATTTAGCTGCTTTCTTCCAGCAAAAAGCCCCTACCTTGCTGATTGATGCTGATCGCAACCGTTCAGCCCTGATTTGGTCACGGGAAGAAAAATTACCCTTTTATGTCGCCTCTCAAGCAGGGGCAACCAGTCTAATTCGTAAATATCCCCACATTATTGTTGATACCAGAGCAAGACCTGAAGCCGATGAGTTCAAGGACTTAGCTGATGGTAGCGATTTACTGATTATTCCTACCACCCCCAACCATTTAGACCTGGATGCGACTTTTAAAGCCGTCGAACAGCTAAAGCCGTTGAATGTGCGCTATAAAATTCTCCTCACTAAAGTAGATGCCCGCACCAAAGGAGGCGATCAGGCTAGACAACGGTTAGAAACTGCCCAGTTACCTCTCTTTAAATCAGAAATTCCCCTACTGGTTGCCTTTGAACGTGCTTCTCAAAAAGGAGTGATTATTCGAGATTACTCTGATCCACGTTCGACAATGGCCTGGTTACGCTACAAGGCAGTGGGACAGGAAATTGTATCCTTACTTAATCAAGAGTTAAGTGTCAAGGAAACAAGTCGGTAA
- a CDS encoding DUF3086 domain-containing protein: MTSEISNPLPNDSATRVEPESLLPELIPESSEMELGQAPGPLEIETTLPTASSGLDSLLTGTMDLPLEQETQPLDKPRLETVAASGSLSPLDLPPASESSSAILSLEETKQQLTAEILTLQTQKATLLSEQLSTVQAAMEKLVTENIRSLEQRKQSLEVEIERLERRQERIQQEMRTTFAGVSQELAIRVQGFKDYLVGSLQDLVTAAEELELTNSDPWTVSTASPEPIVNQTDNNPKVTFAEQSFEEQRRQIQRLLEQYRTRPDYYGPPWQLRRTFEPVHLERVQSWFFSQGGRGVIKSMGSRLQNILMGSAVISVLANLYGGKEGLSPRSRALILANSPERLGEWRRGLQDCLGISRTDFGPERGIVLFESPDALIQKAERLVEERLLPLVLIDDTQEQVDLALLQFPLWLAFAPDSSQPTSNYFY; the protein is encoded by the coding sequence ATGACTTCAGAAATTTCCAATCCTCTCCCCAATGACTCGGCCACCAGGGTTGAGCCAGAATCTTTGTTGCCGGAACTCATCCCTGAATCTTCGGAAATGGAGCTTGGGCAAGCCCCTGGCCCCCTTGAAATTGAGACAACATTGCCCACCGCGTCCAGTGGGTTAGACAGCCTATTAACAGGAACAATGGATCTGCCCTTAGAACAGGAAACACAACCACTAGATAAACCAAGGCTTGAAACAGTAGCAGCGTCAGGATCACTATCCCCTCTGGATTTGCCACCAGCTTCTGAGTCATCCTCTGCCATTCTTAGTCTAGAAGAGACAAAACAGCAATTAACCGCAGAAATCCTAACCTTGCAAACTCAGAAAGCAACTTTGCTGTCAGAACAGTTAAGTACTGTACAAGCGGCGATGGAAAAATTGGTTACGGAAAATATCCGTAGTTTGGAACAACGTAAACAGTCCCTAGAAGTGGAAATTGAGCGTTTAGAACGGCGACAGGAGAGAATTCAACAGGAAATGCGGACAACTTTTGCTGGAGTATCCCAGGAATTAGCCATTCGAGTACAAGGTTTTAAAGATTATTTGGTGGGGAGCCTTCAGGATTTGGTGACGGCTGCGGAAGAATTAGAGTTAACCAATTCCGATCCCTGGACTGTTTCGACGGCCTCCCCTGAACCCATTGTTAATCAGACTGACAACAATCCTAAGGTGACGTTTGCCGAACAAAGTTTTGAAGAACAACGTCGTCAAATTCAAAGGCTATTAGAACAATATCGGACTCGTCCTGATTACTATGGCCCTCCTTGGCAATTACGCCGTACTTTTGAGCCAGTGCATCTAGAGCGGGTGCAGTCCTGGTTTTTTTCCCAGGGCGGTCGCGGAGTCATTAAAAGCATGGGCAGTCGTTTACAAAATATCCTCATGGGTTCGGCGGTGATTTCCGTACTGGCTAATCTTTACGGAGGAAAGGAAGGACTTTCCCCTCGCAGTCGAGCTTTAATTTTGGCCAATAGTCCTGAACGATTAGGAGAATGGCGTAGAGGTTTGCAGGATTGCTTAGGAATTTCCCGCACTGACTTTGGGCCGGAGCGAGGAATCGTTTTATTTGAATCCCCTGATGCCCTAATCCAAAAGGCTGAACGTTTAGTAGAAGAGCGTTTGCTTCCCCTGGTGCTGATTGATGATACCCAGGAACAGGTGGATTTGGCTCTCTTACAATTTCCCCTTTGGTTAGCCTTTGCTCCTGATTCTTCCCAACCTACTTCCAATTATTTTTATTAA
- a CDS encoding SpoIID/LytB domain-containing protein produces MMRSQLVSLKQWLGQLKPLGLWMVPLLSVTSIPLTLSYWLANHSNPEATAPAVETLTLPPLSQLPNPVPNSPSLLNPIPLTPKTNASPSANKVVNSVTRTSSSKTGTVTPDPLPPLPKSTKTATAVSKPPSAKATSPQSSPSHSSLTNHHHKTHSRHQAGMAPVKQAAYVPPPLEIRVGVVRGESSTVIGTSQQAYLQERTGKTLETVAPNQSLTVVPSGSSLLINGRTMPGVMWLNPSQNSFVYVGDRWYRGRVLLVSKGNSLLAINYVDLEHYLTSVVGSEMHATAPTEALKAQAIAARSYALVHMIRPASDWYDLGDNQRWQVYKGLNSEYNTGLQAVSDTAGQVLSYQGGVVESLYASTDAIVASVHKGRGMSQLGAYELAKQGYNYQQILNRYYPGVGLARVILQQ; encoded by the coding sequence ATGATGCGATCGCAGTTAGTTTCTCTTAAGCAATGGTTGGGTCAATTAAAGCCCCTAGGACTATGGATGGTGCCGCTCCTTTCCGTAACCTCAATTCCGTTGACGCTTTCCTACTGGTTAGCCAATCATTCCAACCCCGAAGCCACTGCTCCAGCTGTTGAAACCCTAACTCTTCCCCCCCTTAGCCAACTGCCTAATCCGGTTCCTAATTCGCCCTCTCTGCTGAACCCAATCCCCCTCACCCCCAAGACCAATGCTTCTCCTTCAGCAAACAAGGTGGTCAATAGTGTTACTCGGACTTCTAGTTCAAAAACAGGGACTGTAACTCCCGATCCCCTACCGCCTTTACCCAAAAGTACTAAAACAGCCACTGCTGTCTCTAAGCCCCCCTCAGCCAAGGCCACTTCTCCTCAATCCTCTCCAAGCCATTCGTCCCTGACTAACCACCATCACAAAACCCATTCTCGTCACCAGGCAGGCATGGCTCCGGTCAAACAAGCAGCTTATGTGCCACCGCCCTTGGAAATTCGAGTTGGGGTAGTGCGAGGAGAGTCCAGCACGGTTATTGGCACATCTCAGCAAGCGTATCTTCAGGAGCGCACAGGTAAAACCCTAGAGACGGTTGCTCCCAATCAAAGTTTAACGGTGGTTCCTAGCGGCTCTTCTCTGTTAATCAATGGTCGCACGATGCCAGGGGTAATGTGGTTGAACCCTAGTCAGAATAGTTTTGTCTATGTCGGCGATCGCTGGTATCGCGGAAGGGTTTTGTTGGTTTCCAAGGGCAATAGTCTCTTGGCGATCAATTATGTCGATTTAGAGCATTATCTGACCAGTGTGGTTGGTAGTGAAATGCACGCTACGGCCCCCACAGAGGCCCTAAAGGCCCAGGCGATCGCGGCTCGTTCCTACGCATTAGTTCACATGATTCGTCCTGCTAGTGATTGGTATGATCTAGGAGATAATCAACGCTGGCAAGTTTATAAAGGACTGAATAGTGAGTACAATACCGGATTGCAGGCGGTTAGTGATACGGCTGGCCAAGTTCTCAGTTATCAAGGCGGTGTGGTGGAATCTCTCTATGCTTCTACCGATGCGATCGTGGCTAGTGTCCACAAGGGAAGAGGTATGAGCCAACTGGGAGCTTATGAATTAGCTAAACAGGGTTACAATTACCAGCAAATCCTGAATCGTTATTACCCAGGGGTTGGTTTAGCCAGGGTCATTCTACAGCAGTAA
- a CDS encoding IS1634 family transposase, with protein sequence MNNLNIKDLDHLGIVAGIIDEMGLVEIIDEEVGTHPQEKLSVGTIVKAMILNCLGCINAPLYLLSEFFKGKALEHLLGEGIKAEDLNDDKLGRSLDKVFGVGVKNRFTKIVLKAAAIFGIEQKSKHLDSTSMSVQGKYKERIEDEEDEQTKAIKIKFGYSRDKRPDLKQFMLNMICSGDGGVPLFMQLGDGNESDKKVFPQIIKDCQERLNMEGLSVIDGAFYTAENVGMARLIQWLSRVPLKEATETLANISEDQWQQGEQDGYRWQVRASEYGGEQQRWLVVESAQRLQSDNKAISQKIEKADKVVKKEWQKLCGQNFACEADALTEAQLWPKTLTYHQLSQVEVQTIPYYAKGGRPKQGATPLGFHYRLTG encoded by the coding sequence ATGAATAACCTAAATATTAAAGACCTCGACCACTTAGGAATCGTAGCGGGAATTATAGATGAAATGGGTTTAGTAGAAATTATCGATGAGGAAGTGGGAACTCATCCTCAAGAAAAGCTCAGTGTAGGTACAATAGTAAAAGCAATGATATTAAACTGCTTAGGATGTATCAATGCTCCGTTATATTTGTTGAGTGAGTTTTTTAAAGGAAAAGCATTAGAACACCTATTAGGAGAAGGAATAAAAGCAGAAGATTTAAATGATGACAAGCTAGGAAGGTCATTGGATAAGGTATTTGGAGTGGGGGTAAAAAACCGGTTCACGAAAATAGTCCTAAAAGCGGCAGCAATCTTTGGAATAGAACAAAAGTCAAAGCATTTAGACTCAACCTCAATGTCTGTACAAGGGAAGTATAAGGAAAGGATAGAAGATGAGGAAGACGAGCAGACAAAAGCCATAAAAATAAAATTTGGTTATTCCAGAGATAAACGACCAGACCTAAAACAGTTTATGTTAAATATGATATGTAGTGGAGATGGTGGTGTCCCTCTCTTTATGCAATTAGGAGATGGCAATGAATCGGATAAAAAGGTGTTTCCCCAGATAATCAAAGACTGTCAAGAAAGGTTGAATATGGAAGGTTTATCGGTGATTGATGGAGCTTTTTATACGGCGGAAAATGTGGGCATGGCGAGGTTAATTCAATGGTTAAGTCGTGTCCCTCTGAAAGAAGCCACTGAGACTTTGGCAAATATATCAGAAGACCAATGGCAGCAGGGTGAACAGGACGGTTATCGTTGGCAAGTGAGGGCTTCGGAATATGGGGGTGAACAGCAACGATGGCTTGTGGTCGAAAGTGCTCAACGTCTCCAGTCCGATAATAAAGCTATAAGTCAAAAAATTGAGAAAGCCGATAAAGTTGTCAAAAAAGAATGGCAGAAACTTTGTGGACAGAATTTTGCTTGTGAGGCCGATGCTCTTACTGAGGCTCAACTCTGGCCAAAAACCTTGACTTATCATCAACTCAGTCAAGTTGAGGTTCAGACTATTCCTTACTATGCCAAGGGAGGAAGACCGAAACAAGGGGCTACCCCTCTCGGTTTTCATTACCGCTTAACTGGGTAA